The proteins below come from a single Pleuronectes platessa chromosome 3, fPlePla1.1, whole genome shotgun sequence genomic window:
- the sgsh gene encoding N-sulphoglucosamine sulphohydrolase produces MLLQLLCLVLSSLCTTEAKTRNVLLIIADDAGFETEVYNNSVVRTPHLRSLAQRSLVFSNAFTSVSSCSPSRSTILTGLPQHQNGMYGLHQGVHHFNSFDAVQSLPLLLSKAKVHTGIIGKKHVGPGSVYPFDFAYTEENNSVLQVGRNITRIKLLVRKFFKTHKEEAMEQRRKKEENKGDSDDKRSEERPFFLYVAFHDTHRCGHSQPQYGAFCEKFGNGEMGMGRIPDWTPEYYTPDQVKVPPFVPDTPAARADLAAQYTTVSRLDQGIGLVLQELRDAGYENDTLVIYSSDNGIPFPNGRTNLYRSGTAEPMLVSSPEHRERWGDTSQAYVSLLDMTPTILDWFSVPYPSYSLPGSSSTLVHLTGRSLLPALVTEPGQWHTTYASQSLHEVTMYYPTRSVHQGAYHLLHNLHYRMPFPIDQDLYVSPTFQDLLNRTRLSEPTHWFKSLEQYYYRERWELYDSRTDPLEMRNLVSDPSYSGVLESLRQSLQKWQWETGDPWVCGPDYVLEDKLEPHCRPLYNGL; encoded by the exons atgctGCTGCAGTTGCTTTGTCTCGTTTTGAGCTCACTTTGCACCACAGAGGCAAAGACCAGAAACGTGCTGCTGATTATTG CCGACGATGCAGGTTTTGAGACGGAGGTGTACAACAACTCTGTGGTCCGCACCCCCCACCTGCGCTCTCTAGCCCAGCGCAGCCTGGTGTTCAGCAACGCCTTCACATCTGTCAGcagctgctcccccagccgctcCACCATCCTCACTGGCCTGCCCCAg CATCAGAATGGAATGTACGGGCTTCATCAGGGCGTCCATCACTTCAACTCGTTTGATGCCGTACAAAGTCTGCCCCTGCTCCTCAGTAAGGCCAAGGTACACACAG GTATTATTGGGAAGAAGCACGTCGGTCCTGGATCCGTCTACCCTTTCGACTTCGCCTACACGGAGGAGAACAACTCTGTCCTCCAGGTGGGGAGGAACATCACCCGCATCAAACTCCTGGTCCGCAAGTTTTTCAAGACGCACAAAGAGGAAGCCATGGAGCAAAGGCGgaagaaagaagagaataaaGGAGACAGTGATGATAAAAGAAGTGAAGAGAGACCGTTTTTCCTTTATGTCGCCTTCCACGACACCCACAGATGTGGACATTCGCAGCCCCAGTACGGAGCTTTCTGTGAGAAGTTTGGTAATGGTGAGATGGGGATGGGACGAATACCTGACTGGACTCCAGAATATTACACACCAGACCAAGTAAAG GTTCCTCCCTTTGTGCCAGACACACCTGCAGCCCGAGCGGACCTGGCTGCACAGTACACCACAGTCAGCCGGCTGGATCAGG GTATTGGATTAGTTCTTCAGGAGCTCAGGGACGCTGGTTATGAGAACGACACGCTGGTAATCTACAGCTCAGACAACGGCATCCCCTTCCCTAACGGCAGAACCAACCTGTACCGCTCCGGCACGGCAGAACCCATGCTGGTGTCCTCCCCAGAGCACAGGGAGCGTTGGGGAGACACCAGCCAGGCCTACGTCAGTCTCCTTG ACATGACTCCCACCATTCTGGACTGGTTTTCTGTTCCCTACCCGTCCTACAGCCTCCCGGGCAGCTCCTCCACCCTGGTCCATCTCACCGGTCGCTCCTTGCTGCCCGCGCTGGTCACAGAGCCCGGCCAGTGGCACACCACCTACGCCAGCCAGTCCCTCCACGAG GTCACCATGTACTACCCAACCCGCtctgtccaccagggggcatacCACCTTCTCCACAACCTACACTACCGGATGCCCTTCCCGATTGACCAAGACCTGTACGTGTCCCCCACCTTCCAGGACCTGCTGAACCGCACCAGGCTGAGTGAGCCGACGCACTGGTTCAAGAGTCTGGAGCAGTATTACTACAGAGAGCGCTGGGAGCTGTACgactccag GACAGACCCACTGGAGATGAGGAACCTGGTATCAGACCCGTCCTACAGCGGCGTGCTCGAGAGCCTGAGGCAGAGTCTGCAGAAGTGGCAGTGGGAGACCGGGGACCCCTGGGTCTGTGGACCAGACTATGTCCTGGAGGACAAACTGGAGCCGCACTGCAGGCCACTCTACAATGGACTCTGA